A portion of the Acipenser ruthenus chromosome 38, fAciRut3.2 maternal haplotype, whole genome shotgun sequence genome contains these proteins:
- the LOC117433670 gene encoding protein c-ets-1-B-like has protein sequence METYQSGYYCEDVRPQEVPSGLDFGSYDSRGEGPSFLMDKSGLEPQSYSDVYCDFTKDLPLYDSKVSPNDASLFDLDTYSDPSYWTQYGAGVKSLDPNQSYQEPDFLNHAYQMLLPVGQSVMQREYNSPPSVGQPSSGSGQGCGQYLPVQQETQLGRNSSMDREHLGYAGEQDYSHCRMIFKQEDHQSWNDYFSPEHCHPQADFATAAPMAQHCHRVAKHETTGFPPQRHSPESRAMGMTAYTGSGPIHLWQYLLELLLDESCQPFISWTGDGWEFKLSDPSEVAKRWGKCKNKPKMNYEKMSRGMRYYYHKNIIHKTGGKRYVYRFVCDVQSMLGKSAEELHASLNVRSKMASSPQH, from the exons atggaGACGTATCAAAGTGGTTATTACTGTGAAGACGTCAGACCTCAGGAGGTCCCATCCGGCCTTGACTTCGGATCATACg ATTCTCGTGGAGAGGGTCCGTCTTTCTTAATGGATAAGAGTGGATTGGAAccacagtcctattctgatgtgTACTGTGACTTTACCAAGGATCTGCCCCTATACGACTCaaaag tttctcCAAATGATGCTTCCTTGTTTGACCTCGATACCTACTCAGATCCCTCGTACTGGACACAATATGGAGCTG GAGTAAAAAGCTTAGACCCCAATCAGAGTTACCAGGAACCTGACTTCCTGAACCATGCCTACCAGATGCTGCTTCCTGTGGGCCAGAGTGTGATGCAGAGAGAGTACAACTCACCACCTTCTGTGGGCCAGCCTTCTTCGGGAAGTGGACAGGGGTGCGGTCAGTACCTCCCCGTACAGCAGGAGACTCAGCTGGGCAGAAACAGCAGCATGGATCGGGAACATTTAG GCTATGCTGGGGAGCAAGATTACTCACACTGCAGAATGATTTTCAAACAAGAAGATCACCAGTCCTGGAACGATTACTTCTCACCTGAACACTGCCACCCACAGGCAGACTTTGCCACAGCAGCTCCTATGGCACAGCACTGCCACCGTGTGGCTAAACATGAAACAACAGGGTTCCCCCCTCAGAGGCACTCCCCGGAGTCCCGGGCGATGGGAATGACAGCATATACAG GTTCTGGACCCATTCATCTCTGGCAGTACCTGTTAGAACTCCTATTGGATGAGTCTTGTCAGCCTTTCATCAGCTGGACCGGAGACGGCTGGGAATTCAAACTATCAGACCCAAGCGAG GTTGCCAAGCGCTGGGGGAAATGCAAGAACAAGCCGAAGATGAACTACGAGAAGATGAGCCGGGGAATGAGATACTACTACCACAAAAACATCATCCACAAAACCGGAGGCAAGCGCTACGTCTACCGATTCGTTTGCGACGTGCAAAGCATGCTGGGTAAATCTGCAGAGGAACTGCACGCCAGTCTGAATGTGAGAAGCAAAATGGCCTCCAGTCCTCAGCACTAG
- the LOC117433562 gene encoding lipocalin-like → MTAALLSVLAALLCVLSATAQPEPQKDFNLEKFSGKWYLIGMGSNAQWFVNKKKLMKMGTAVFTPTAEGNMDVLITSQKPSECWQMHHLFGKTETPGRFTFYSKAWGNENDVRVVETNYDEFALLHTIKTKGDSVSVLTKLYGRSQELRPELIQKFQQHSLAQGLARDNVLILPKNVECTPNAA, encoded by the exons ATGACGGCTGCTCTGCTCAGTGTTCTCGCGGCTCTGCTCTGTGTGCTTTCAGCCACAGCACAGCCTGAGCCACAGAAAGACTTCAACTTGGAGAAG TTTTCAGGGAAGTGGTACCTCATTGGAATGGGCTCCAATGCACAGTGGTTCGTGAATAAGAAGAAATTGATGAAGATGGGCACTGCAGTGTTCACCCCAACTGCCGAGGGCAATATGGACGTGTTGATAACCAGCCAAAA GCCGAGTGAATGCTGGCAAATGCACCATCTCTTTGGCAAGACTGAGACCCCAGGCCGCTTCACTTTCTACAGCAAAG CCTGGGGCAATGAAAATGATGTGCGAGTGGTGGAAACCAATTATGATGAATTTGCCCTCCTTCACACCATCAAGACCAAAGGGGATAGCGTGAGTGTTCTCACCAAGCTGTACG GTCGCTCTCAGGAGCTGCGTCCCGAGCTGATTCAGAAGTTCCAGCAGCACTCTCTGGCGCAGGGACTCGCCCGGGATAATGTGCTGATTCTGCCTAAGAACG tggaATGCACTCCAAATGCTGCTTAG
- the LOC117964788 gene encoding apoptosis-associated speck-like protein containing a CARD produces the protein MDKKTVKDHIINALDDLRQSELKAFRHKLCDTDFEEGVSIAKGKVEGADSLDLADIIVRTFSEANSVKVTVRVLRAIGENQIANILERKEGQAGKMSGAIERTATNADGRLDLTVNGVHFVDRHREALIKRTPIVAPILDALLTEKMIHQELYTEIITATITPQSKMRKLFLATTAWGTKQKDYFYKILEREQPFLIEELQTI, from the exons ATGGACAAAAAAACTGTCAAGGATCACATCATAAATGCTTTGGATGACCTACGCCAGTCCGAATTGAAGGCATTTAGACACAAACTATGCGACACGGATTTTGAAGAAGGGGTGAGCATTGCAAAGGGGAAAGTGGAAGGCGCGGATAGTTTAGACTTGGCAGATATAATCGTCAGGACCTTTTCGGAAGCTAACTCTGTCAAAGTGACTGTCAGAGTTTTGCGTGCCATTGGAGAAAACCAGATAGCCAACATTCTAGAAAGGAAGGAAGGACAAGCAG GCAAAATGTCCGGAGCTATTGAGAGAACCGCTACGAACGCCGATGGAAGGCTTGACTTAACGGTGAATG GGGTTCATTTTGTAGACAGGCACCGAGAAGCGCTGATCAAAAGGACCCCTATCGTCGCACCCATTCTGGATGCCCTGCTCACAGAAAAGATGATACATCAAGAATTATACACGGAAATCATAACCGCGACCATCACGCCTCAGAGTAAAATGAGAAAGCTGTTCCTCGCTACCACAGCCTGGGGCaccaaacaaaaagattatttCTACAAAATACTGGAAAGAGAGCAGCCCTTCCTGATTGAAGAGCTGCAGACGATCTAA